One region of Streptomyces davaonensis JCM 4913 genomic DNA includes:
- a CDS encoding DUF317 domain-containing protein codes for MPDTEEIDGDVYVFPRYLAGSTYTGDPALEPLMALGWELTHDDLANVYVTAPDRKIRLGYLPEGDDDGLWRINAYSDRFGPPAWGVSFNDTCPTEFVTAFTTALATAYQSGPDYYLAQPDPTDPELDAFHAVVPLINRGWTIQHPRWGVLEMQTPDGMAGLEYAQGRLDAEKELTTLQARWYLWGGPKSGYARWYATASTNTPIPLVTAITESVSDPAPLPRWKDEMLRGLRESAQLVPVTPPLPPVPTPLDVRRIAPRRAPALTTRSIPRWSTTTTPSAVLPARRSGPHR; via the coding sequence GTGCCCGACACCGAAGAGATCGACGGCGACGTCTACGTTTTCCCCCGCTATCTCGCCGGCAGCACCTACACCGGCGACCCGGCCCTCGAGCCCCTGATGGCACTCGGCTGGGAGCTGACCCACGACGACCTCGCCAACGTCTACGTCACCGCGCCCGACCGCAAGATCCGCCTCGGCTACCTGCCCGAAGGCGACGACGACGGACTGTGGCGCATCAACGCCTACTCCGATCGTTTCGGACCGCCCGCCTGGGGCGTCAGCTTCAACGACACCTGCCCCACCGAGTTCGTCACCGCGTTCACCACGGCCCTGGCGACCGCGTACCAGTCCGGGCCCGACTACTACCTCGCTCAGCCCGACCCAACTGACCCCGAACTCGACGCCTTCCACGCCGTCGTCCCGCTCATCAACCGCGGCTGGACCATCCAGCACCCGCGATGGGGAGTCCTGGAGATGCAGACCCCGGACGGCATGGCCGGCCTCGAATACGCCCAGGGCAGGCTCGATGCCGAGAAGGAACTCACCACGCTGCAGGCCCGCTGGTACCTGTGGGGCGGCCCAAAGAGCGGATACGCCCGCTGGTACGCCACCGCCTCCACGAACACCCCGATCCCACTGGTCACGGCCATCACCGAGAGCGTGTCCGACCCCGCGCCCCTGCCGCGCTGGAAGGACGAGATGCTGCGCGGCCTGCGCGAGAGCGCCCAGCTCGTTCCTGTCACCCCTCCGCTGCCTCCGGTTCCCACGCCCCTCGACGTCCGGCGTATCGCCCCCCGCCGGGCGCCCGCGCTGACCACGCGCAGCATCCCGCGCTGGAGCACCACGACAACTCCGTCGGCAGTCCTGCCCGCCCGGCGCTCCGGCCCTCACCGCTGA
- a CDS encoding HAD family hydrolase — protein MTRTYDSRTGVEALILDYNGVAGLQPPTVMWTRLADLAEWPDRHLPSFQDAFWAPRNAYDAGQLSDLAYWAKVLGHHPGPRWLRTLRDADTAMWIRTDPRVLDTLYRARAVRLPMVLLSNAPAHLSNVLDATDWRRELMDDALYSARLGLCKPDPAAYEHALAATGADDPGRVLFVDDREDNCRAAAELGLRTLHYTGQPAELAAQLLLVIAERTGS, from the coding sequence TTGACCCGCACCTACGACTCCCGGACCGGCGTAGAAGCCCTGATCCTCGACTACAACGGGGTTGCGGGACTGCAACCCCCGACTGTCATGTGGACCCGCCTGGCCGACCTCGCCGAGTGGCCCGACCGGCATCTCCCCTCGTTCCAGGACGCCTTCTGGGCTCCCCGCAACGCCTACGACGCAGGGCAACTGAGCGATCTCGCCTACTGGGCCAAGGTGCTCGGTCACCACCCCGGCCCGCGATGGCTGCGCACCCTGCGTGACGCCGACACCGCCATGTGGATCCGCACCGACCCACGAGTCCTCGACACCCTGTACCGCGCGCGGGCCGTGAGGCTGCCCATGGTTTTGCTCTCCAACGCCCCGGCCCACCTCAGCAACGTCCTGGACGCCACCGACTGGCGGCGCGAACTGATGGACGACGCCCTGTACTCCGCACGCCTCGGCCTGTGCAAGCCCGATCCGGCAGCGTACGAACACGCCCTGGCCGCCACCGGCGCCGACGACCCTGGGCGCGTGCTGTTCGTCGACGACCGCGAGGACAACTGCCGGGCCGCCGCCGAGCTGGGCCTGCGCACCCTGCACTACACCGGCCAACCCGCAGAACTCGCCGCGCAGTTGCTGCTCGTCATCGCGGAGCGAACCGGCTCCTGA
- a CDS encoding MFS transporter, protein MRKTAAVELVRSRRLLIGYFTGLGVVMAVWGARMPAVQSAAELGTGGLALVLLAAALGMVAGLQAGGRLARPARLPALLTGGAITLAACLAILGVCSSLESLCAAAFVFGVAHGVLDVAANASAVRCQDAHGRPIMSRLHASYSLGALLGAALAAATAHTSHTVLFTGVAVCAAAAAGATTALARTLASSGLKPVHPPAAQGSGERGGRSRPRVWLLGVLAAATLLGEGAAADWASVHLHDLGATAATSAAAFGLYSAAMAAGRLVGDRLTARFGASAVVRAGAALAALGLATGLAGSTIAFALFGWAAFGLGLSVTIPSLITAAGVGGPRAVATVAVTGYVGLLAGPALIGALATVTALPHALLLPALLAVTVATLAPKALERTTP, encoded by the coding sequence GTGAGGAAAACCGCAGCTGTCGAGCTGGTGCGCAGCCGCCGCCTGCTGATCGGGTACTTCACCGGCCTGGGTGTGGTGATGGCCGTCTGGGGCGCCCGCATGCCCGCCGTCCAGTCCGCCGCCGAGCTGGGCACCGGAGGGCTTGCCCTGGTCCTGCTGGCCGCCGCCCTCGGCATGGTCGCCGGACTCCAGGCGGGTGGGCGCCTCGCCCGCCCCGCCCGCCTGCCCGCGCTGCTGACCGGCGGCGCCATCACTCTCGCCGCCTGTCTCGCCATCCTCGGGGTCTGCTCCAGTCTGGAGAGCCTGTGTGCGGCGGCGTTCGTCTTCGGCGTCGCACACGGCGTCCTCGACGTCGCGGCCAATGCCTCGGCGGTCCGCTGCCAGGACGCCCACGGCCGCCCCATCATGAGCCGACTGCACGCGAGTTACAGCCTCGGCGCCCTCCTCGGCGCCGCGCTGGCCGCGGCCACCGCCCACACCTCACACACCGTTCTGTTCACAGGCGTTGCCGTCTGCGCCGCCGCGGCGGCAGGAGCCACGACGGCTCTGGCCCGGACACTCGCCAGCTCTGGACTCAAGCCCGTTCACCCTCCTGCTGCACAGGGCTCGGGCGAACGCGGGGGCCGGTCGCGGCCCCGGGTGTGGCTGCTGGGTGTTCTGGCAGCGGCAACGTTGCTGGGTGAAGGCGCTGCTGCCGACTGGGCCAGCGTCCACCTGCACGACCTCGGTGCGACGGCTGCGACGAGTGCTGCGGCGTTCGGCCTCTACAGCGCCGCCATGGCCGCAGGCCGCCTCGTCGGCGACCGGCTCACCGCCCGCTTCGGCGCGTCAGCCGTCGTACGCGCCGGCGCCGCCTTGGCTGCGCTCGGGCTTGCCACCGGACTGGCCGGCTCCACCATCGCCTTCGCCCTGTTCGGCTGGGCGGCCTTCGGCCTGGGCCTGTCCGTCACCATCCCCAGCCTGATCACCGCCGCAGGCGTCGGCGGCCCGCGCGCGGTCGCCACAGTCGCGGTCACCGGCTACGTCGGCCTGCTCGCCGGTCCCGCCCTCATAGGCGCCCTCGCCACTGTCACCGCACTGCCGCACGCGCTGCTGCTGCCCGCTCTCCTCGCCGTGACAGTCGCCACCCTCGCCCCCAAAGCTCTGGAGAGAACGACCCCTTGA
- a CDS encoding phosphoketolase family protein, translated as MALTTECVVDPAPPGFPDWSYTARQAAEAVPDEAIDACWRALNHLSAAQLYLADNARLARPLRPADVKETPRGHWGVCPPVNYMLAHLGPLTAWRPPGSELLVLHGAGHAGPSALAHAYLGGSLHLTGSGPGASMPELRALITGFPHPERFGGEITPLIPGVRHTGGQLGPALAIAQGMVLDAPHRLVVPLIGDGELETGATAAAWLARRALRGSGEHGAVLPVVLANGLKMGGPSLLAGMNQDEVRAYFTGLGYEPLIHDGADLPRFRQLLADAFTRLRPLGEPARQPVIVLTMPKGHTGPERVADRQIAGTPAVHKTPLKSPRHNDAEFAALAAWLASYRPAELFTTQGRPTELVRQALPGPTAEPGTTRPSALLASRRLQSWLDVSAVVRDRAASGAFRLFSPDEIASNRLAVTTDDALPLWATEILNEEICHGWLQGYTETGRDALLATYEAFAPVNTSLLVQHLKHRRLRYLTGQGGLPSVNYLITSLGWRNTYTHQNPGLVSSMLETEDGFVHVYTPADAMRAAAVLAAMLAGRDRVNFLITDKHPGPAFPPDPFRDELTDGAAIWPHLSHHGRPHLVLASAGDIPARELTAAATLLRRSHPEIKIRYLHVNDLAVLGPAPHWPYALDERTFTRLFGTDTPVLMAVPTHPGSVRALLAARGETSQFHVVGYREPSRPTTPEGLLEHCGLSAAALCAQAVLMIKEHSG; from the coding sequence ATGGCCCTGACCACCGAATGCGTCGTAGACCCGGCCCCGCCTGGCTTCCCCGACTGGAGCTACACGGCACGGCAGGCTGCCGAGGCCGTGCCCGACGAGGCCATCGACGCCTGCTGGCGGGCGTTGAACCACCTGTCCGCCGCCCAGCTCTACCTCGCCGACAACGCTCGCCTCGCTCGTCCGCTGCGGCCTGCGGATGTCAAGGAGACTCCCCGCGGGCACTGGGGCGTCTGCCCGCCGGTCAACTACATGCTCGCCCACCTCGGGCCGCTGACCGCCTGGCGGCCCCCCGGATCCGAACTGCTGGTGCTGCACGGCGCCGGGCACGCCGGACCCTCGGCGCTCGCCCACGCCTACCTGGGCGGCAGCCTGCATCTGACCGGGAGCGGGCCGGGCGCGTCGATGCCCGAACTGCGGGCCCTGATCACCGGCTTCCCGCACCCGGAGCGGTTCGGCGGGGAGATCACCCCGCTCATCCCCGGCGTCCGGCACACCGGCGGACAGCTCGGCCCCGCCCTCGCCATCGCCCAGGGCATGGTGCTGGACGCCCCGCACCGTCTGGTCGTCCCGCTGATCGGGGACGGCGAGCTGGAGACCGGGGCAACCGCGGCGGCCTGGCTCGCCCGCCGAGCCCTGCGCGGCAGTGGAGAGCACGGGGCGGTGTTGCCGGTGGTGCTGGCCAACGGGCTGAAGATGGGCGGCCCCTCACTGCTGGCTGGCATGAACCAGGACGAGGTACGCGCGTATTTCACCGGCCTCGGCTACGAGCCGCTGATCCACGACGGCGCCGACCTGCCCAGGTTCCGCCAGTTGCTGGCCGACGCCTTCACCCGGCTGAGGCCGCTTGGCGAGCCCGCCCGGCAGCCGGTGATCGTGCTGACCATGCCCAAGGGCCACACCGGGCCCGAACGGGTGGCCGACCGGCAGATCGCGGGCACCCCGGCCGTCCACAAGACCCCTCTGAAAAGTCCCCGCCACAACGACGCGGAGTTCGCCGCGCTGGCGGCCTGGCTCGCCTCCTACCGGCCCGCCGAGCTGTTCACCACCCAAGGGCGGCCGACCGAGCTGGTCCGCCAGGCACTGCCCGGTCCCACCGCCGAACCGGGGACGACACGGCCGTCGGCCCTGCTCGCCTCCCGGCGGCTCCAGTCCTGGCTCGACGTGTCCGCAGTCGTCCGCGACCGCGCGGCCAGCGGGGCGTTTCGCCTGTTCAGTCCGGACGAGATCGCCTCCAACCGGCTGGCGGTGACGACGGACGATGCGCTGCCGCTCTGGGCGACCGAGATCCTGAATGAGGAGATCTGTCACGGCTGGTTGCAGGGCTACACCGAGACTGGCCGGGACGCGCTGCTGGCCACCTACGAAGCCTTCGCCCCGGTCAACACCAGCCTGCTGGTGCAGCATCTCAAGCACCGGCGGCTGCGCTATCTCACCGGGCAGGGCGGGCTGCCGTCGGTCAATTACCTGATCACCTCGCTGGGCTGGCGCAACACCTACACCCATCAGAACCCCGGGCTTGTCTCGTCGATGCTGGAGACCGAGGACGGCTTCGTGCACGTCTACACTCCGGCGGACGCCATGCGGGCCGCCGCCGTCCTCGCGGCGATGCTGGCCGGACGCGACCGCGTCAACTTCCTGATCACCGACAAGCACCCCGGCCCCGCCTTCCCGCCGGACCCGTTCCGCGACGAGCTCACCGACGGCGCCGCCATCTGGCCTCACCTGAGCCACCACGGCCGCCCGCACCTCGTCCTCGCCTCGGCCGGGGACATCCCGGCCCGCGAGCTGACCGCCGCCGCCACGCTGCTGCGCCGGTCGCACCCCGAGATCAAGATCCGCTATCTACACGTCAACGATCTCGCGGTCCTCGGTCCGGCCCCGCACTGGCCCTACGCTCTTGATGAGAGGACCTTCACACGCCTGTTCGGCACCGACACCCCCGTCCTGATGGCCGTTCCCACCCACCCCGGCAGCGTCCGGGCGCTGCTGGCCGCCCGCGGCGAGACCAGCCAGTTCCACGTCGTCGGCTACCGGGAACCCAGCCGTCCCACCACCCCCGAGGGGCTGCTGGAACACTGCGGCCTCTCGGCCGCCGCCCTCTGCGCCCAAGCCGTCCTCATGATCAAGGAGCACAGCGGATGA
- a CDS encoding class I SAM-dependent methyltransferase, with translation MTYTPDELFASTAPYYARYRPGYDQAFYDMLAARFALDGTQRVLDLGTGTGVLALPLARLVGHVTAVDPEPGMLDEGRKLAAEQDITNIDWRLGDSTTLPGMSLDPVLLTVMGAAFHWMDRDQALRDLDQLVEPNGAVVLASGGAPGDIEPAPWLQVIADVRTRYLGPERRAGSGTYSHPKERHQDVLTRSPFSNVDTARWDRTVTRTLDEVIGLQFSYSYSSPAQLGDDKDAFERDLRQALTEFAPDGVFDEVVRTEAIVATRP, from the coding sequence ATGACCTACACGCCCGACGAGCTGTTCGCCTCCACCGCCCCCTACTACGCACGCTACCGGCCCGGCTACGACCAGGCTTTCTACGACATGCTGGCCGCGCGCTTCGCCCTGGACGGCACTCAGCGCGTCCTGGACCTGGGCACCGGCACGGGCGTGCTTGCTCTCCCCCTTGCCAGGCTCGTCGGCCACGTCACCGCCGTCGACCCCGAGCCCGGCATGCTCGACGAGGGCCGCAAACTCGCCGCCGAGCAGGACATCACCAACATCGACTGGCGGCTCGGCGACTCCACCACCCTGCCCGGCATGAGCCTGGATCCGGTGTTGCTGACCGTGATGGGGGCCGCCTTCCACTGGATGGACCGCGACCAGGCCCTTCGCGACCTCGATCAGCTCGTCGAGCCGAACGGGGCCGTCGTCCTCGCCTCCGGCGGCGCCCCCGGCGACATCGAGCCCGCCCCCTGGCTTCAGGTCATCGCCGACGTCCGAACCCGCTACCTCGGCCCCGAGCGTCGGGCCGGGTCAGGCACCTACTCCCACCCCAAGGAACGCCACCAGGACGTCCTCACCCGCTCCCCGTTCTCCAACGTCGACACCGCCCGCTGGGACCGCACCGTCACCCGCACCCTGGACGAAGTGATCGGCCTGCAGTTCTCCTATAGCTACTCCAGTCCCGCCCAACTCGGCGACGACAAGGATGCCTTCGAACGCGACCTGCGCCAGGCCCTCACCGAGTTCGCCCCCGACGGCGTCTTCGACGAAGTCGTACGCACCGAAGCCATCGTCGCCACCCGCCCCTGA
- a CDS encoding ATP-grasp domain-containing protein, producing the protein MEAHAYRGYCLENVRAHYDVVLISGAEPTWEKDFLLDYAVADPTDQAALVAAGRALAERYELAGVMTWTEWYLVPVARLARQLGLPTTAPEALQGCRNKHTSRSLFARHGVPSAVSVSVRTEREAADAAALIGYPVVLKPAAHAASMGVIRVDTADDFPGAYAFAARTADHGVESTQVLVEEYLDGPEVSVECVTHQGQTTVAAVTRKTVGMPPFFEELAHVVDANDPLLAAVAPVAVAALDAVGITDGVSHVEIRIVDGRPRLIEVNARIAGDMIGHLVHLATGVDLARAAADIACGRTPDLTPTRRRAAAIRFIYPAYSGTLTARGATKPTGGVERVRFQRQPGDQLVLPQDGGNLFTARIGFVITIGPTATAAQDRAQEAYRHLDIQVAAAPQTAPATGEPAA; encoded by the coding sequence ATGGAGGCGCACGCGTATCGCGGCTATTGCCTTGAGAACGTCCGCGCCCACTACGACGTCGTCCTGATCTCCGGCGCCGAGCCGACCTGGGAGAAGGACTTCCTCCTCGACTACGCCGTCGCCGACCCCACCGACCAGGCGGCACTCGTCGCGGCCGGGCGCGCGCTCGCCGAACGTTACGAGCTGGCCGGCGTTATGACCTGGACCGAGTGGTACCTCGTCCCCGTCGCCCGGCTCGCCCGCCAGCTCGGCCTGCCCACCACGGCTCCAGAAGCCCTCCAGGGCTGCCGCAACAAGCACACCAGCCGGAGCCTGTTCGCCCGCCACGGAGTGCCCTCCGCCGTATCCGTCAGCGTGCGCACCGAGCGGGAGGCGGCCGATGCCGCCGCGCTGATCGGCTATCCCGTCGTCCTCAAGCCCGCCGCGCACGCCGCGAGCATGGGCGTCATCCGCGTCGACACGGCCGACGACTTTCCGGGTGCGTACGCCTTCGCCGCGCGCACCGCCGACCACGGTGTGGAGAGCACCCAGGTCCTGGTCGAGGAGTACCTCGACGGCCCGGAGGTGAGCGTCGAGTGTGTCACCCATCAGGGGCAGACCACCGTGGCCGCCGTCACCCGCAAGACCGTCGGAATGCCGCCCTTCTTCGAGGAGCTGGCGCACGTGGTCGACGCGAACGACCCGCTGCTCGCCGCCGTGGCACCGGTCGCCGTCGCGGCCCTCGACGCCGTCGGCATCACCGACGGCGTCAGCCACGTCGAGATCCGCATCGTCGACGGCCGCCCCCGCCTGATCGAGGTCAACGCGCGCATCGCCGGCGACATGATCGGTCACCTCGTCCACCTGGCCACCGGCGTCGATCTCGCCCGCGCTGCCGCCGACATCGCCTGCGGACGTACCCCCGACCTGACGCCCACCCGCCGCCGGGCCGCGGCGATCCGCTTCATCTACCCCGCCTACTCCGGCACCCTGACCGCCCGCGGTGCCACGAAGCCCACCGGGGGAGTGGAGCGCGTGCGCTTCCAGCGACAGCCCGGAGACCAGCTCGTGCTCCCCCAGGACGGCGGCAATCTGTTCACCGCCCGCATCGGCTTTGTCATCACCATCGGGCCGACCGCCACGGCCGCCCAGGACCGCGCCCAAGAGGCGTACCGCCACCTCGACATCCAGGTCGCCGCTGCCCCGCAGACGGCTCCGGCCACCGGGGAGCCCGCCGCGTGA
- a CDS encoding MFS transporter, producing the protein MRSRVGPRHARRPVPTVLRSVYLPRSTDAAAFAMATYGIPLLVLATTNSAALTGLAFALEWIPRLGAFAFAGALVDRHGITAVLRYASVARALVVLAAAYLLPQQEAGLGATVTVMVLAASTGILTECSYIAVETAGGVASREAGACAHRVQSVLLGIDQVATLSGPALAGLLLQWSGATGMLLVIAVFSLLTSVLAPRQYLRPERAAAQPVGKGLRTGWSTLRALPALGWLVAGLTVSNLAVGLLQAAAPVIIVKQLGHSTADVGFIWSVAAVASLGAVLLCRKAIDRFGLWPVGVVSATIAATACLAVSVAGTYHAYLALIAVLMAGEGGMTVVLRTLRSRLIPADVFGATLSLTILLLLLPFPLAGVLVALVPPAELGHVITLCAVLQAAGLFTAFARLRATPALRTSLA; encoded by the coding sequence GTGAGATCCCGTGTCGGACCGCGGCATGCCCGCCGCCCGGTCCCCACAGTGCTGCGCAGCGTCTACCTGCCGCGCAGCACGGACGCCGCCGCGTTCGCCATGGCCACCTACGGCATCCCGCTGCTGGTATTGGCCACCACCAACTCCGCAGCCCTGACCGGCCTCGCCTTCGCGCTGGAATGGATCCCGAGACTGGGGGCGTTCGCCTTCGCCGGGGCCCTGGTCGATCGCCATGGCATTACCGCCGTGCTGCGCTACGCCTCCGTTGCCCGCGCCCTGGTCGTCCTGGCCGCCGCGTACCTCCTGCCGCAGCAGGAAGCGGGGCTTGGGGCGACGGTCACCGTCATGGTCCTCGCCGCCTCCACCGGGATCCTCACCGAGTGCTCGTACATCGCGGTTGAGACGGCGGGCGGGGTGGCCAGCCGTGAGGCCGGCGCCTGCGCCCACCGGGTGCAGTCGGTGCTCCTCGGCATCGACCAGGTCGCCACCCTCTCCGGCCCTGCCCTGGCCGGCCTCCTGCTCCAGTGGAGCGGTGCCACCGGCATGCTGCTGGTGATCGCCGTCTTCTCCCTGCTCACCAGCGTCCTCGCTCCGCGCCAATACCTGCGCCCCGAGCGCGCCGCAGCGCAGCCCGTCGGCAAGGGACTGCGCACCGGATGGTCGACCCTGCGCGCCCTGCCGGCACTCGGCTGGCTGGTGGCCGGACTGACCGTGTCCAACCTGGCCGTGGGCCTGCTGCAGGCCGCCGCCCCGGTGATCATCGTCAAGCAGCTCGGCCACTCCACAGCCGACGTCGGATTCATCTGGTCGGTTGCCGCGGTCGCCTCGCTCGGCGCGGTCCTCCTGTGTCGCAAGGCGATTGACCGCTTCGGCTTGTGGCCGGTCGGCGTCGTATCCGCCACGATCGCGGCCACCGCGTGCCTGGCCGTCTCCGTCGCCGGCACCTACCACGCCTATCTCGCCCTGATCGCCGTCCTCATGGCCGGCGAGGGCGGCATGACCGTCGTGCTGCGCACCCTGCGCTCCCGCCTCATCCCCGCGGACGTATTCGGCGCCACCCTCTCCCTGACGATCTTGCTGCTGTTGCTGCCCTTCCCACTCGCCGGCGTCCTTGTCGCCCTCGTGCCGCCCGCCGAGCTCGGCCACGTCATCACGCTCTGCGCCGTGCTCCAGGCAGCGGGCCTGTTCACCGCCTTCGCCCGGCTGCGCGCCACGCCCGCCCTGCGCACCTCCCTCGCCTGA
- a CDS encoding phytanoyl-CoA dioxygenase family protein produces MTTLDTASPPDPKVLDAFERDGFVVLRDVITPEWREQAAAAAMRLLADDRPLGRDRSVDGKDGFRGIVAMDDTFLPLVTNPKVLPTLVALLSANLHLMSSNLIYMPSIPPGGTRTIRVPERHGWHRDMSTAARDLGTGVVPRMAIKAAYFLSDLTLDAGVTMVVPGSHIEAGPVTVPAGAIDPLGAITPDLGPCDALLFENRTWHAGGLNTSGHPRLAVMMQYGYRWLVPVDDPAPQLLDHGDLTDIEQQLLGRPDRNPDGSVAHEGAGAAPLRGWWQHLNADPARSPE; encoded by the coding sequence ATGACGACCCTCGACACGGCGTCCCCGCCCGATCCGAAAGTCCTGGACGCCTTCGAACGTGACGGCTTCGTCGTGCTGCGCGACGTGATCACGCCCGAGTGGCGCGAGCAGGCCGCCGCAGCGGCGATGCGGCTGCTGGCCGACGACCGCCCCCTCGGCAGGGACCGCAGCGTCGACGGCAAGGACGGCTTCCGCGGCATCGTCGCCATGGATGACACCTTCCTGCCGCTGGTCACCAACCCGAAGGTACTGCCCACCCTCGTCGCGCTGCTGAGCGCGAACCTGCACCTGATGTCCAGCAACCTGATCTACATGCCGTCCATCCCGCCCGGCGGCACGCGCACCATCCGCGTCCCCGAGCGGCACGGCTGGCATCGCGACATGAGTACCGCCGCCCGCGACCTCGGCACCGGCGTTGTCCCGCGCATGGCAATCAAGGCCGCCTACTTCCTCAGCGACCTCACCCTCGACGCCGGCGTCACCATGGTGGTGCCCGGCAGCCACATCGAGGCCGGACCCGTCACCGTCCCTGCCGGAGCCATCGACCCGCTCGGCGCGATCACTCCCGACCTGGGGCCCTGCGACGCGTTGCTGTTCGAGAACCGCACCTGGCACGCGGGTGGGTTGAACACCTCCGGCCACCCCCGGCTCGCGGTAATGATGCAGTACGGCTACCGCTGGCTCGTCCCCGTCGACGACCCCGCCCCCCAGCTACTGGACCATGGGGACCTGACCGACATCGAGCAGCAGCTGCTCGGCCGCCCCGACCGCAACCCGGACGGCTCCGTTGCTCACGAAGGCGCCGGTGCCGCACCCCTGCGCGGCTGGTGGCAGCACCTCAACGCGGACCCGGCTCGTTCTCCGGAATGA
- a CDS encoding SpaA isopeptide-forming pilin-related protein has protein sequence MRIRSARTLPVAVAVAATVTGSLSWAPTASAQSADPAPSASTSSTPRNAAEPETGGVAILKKDPGGDVLVGASFALFDFAGKEAASGKTDAQGKLAFQDLAPGVYRLKEVSSGSSLHDTVDDQDVIVTPGTATRLTIVDPFTAASVLLKSKDDKTGKMLAGSTVNIGSGDKIILTLTTGADGTASGKLPINSRTGTDFWVKQVKAPAGYNIYKPSKAFKAKPGDPVTVTVTNAKTAATSPSTEKPTDTPTEKPSDKPSDKPSPDKPSPDEPGKDEDTPAPSASGTPTSNKTASSTAAPVPAGSLAHTGADATPWLIGGAGVLIVAGGGALFAARRRRTDNSDDGSSAS, from the coding sequence TTGCGCATCCGTTCCGCTCGCACCCTCCCAGTCGCTGTTGCCGTCGCCGCCACGGTGACCGGTTCCCTGTCCTGGGCGCCGACCGCCTCGGCCCAGAGCGCCGATCCCGCCCCGTCCGCATCCACGTCCTCGACTCCGCGCAACGCGGCCGAGCCGGAGACCGGCGGCGTGGCCATCCTGAAGAAGGACCCTGGCGGCGATGTGCTCGTCGGCGCCTCCTTCGCCCTCTTCGACTTCGCGGGCAAGGAAGCCGCCAGCGGCAAGACCGACGCCCAGGGCAAGCTCGCCTTCCAGGACCTCGCACCGGGGGTCTACCGCCTCAAGGAGGTCTCCAGCGGCAGCAGCCTGCACGACACCGTCGATGACCAGGACGTGATCGTCACTCCGGGTACTGCTACCCGGCTCACGATCGTCGACCCGTTCACGGCCGCCTCGGTCTTGCTGAAGAGCAAGGACGACAAGACCGGCAAGATGCTGGCCGGATCCACGGTCAACATCGGCAGCGGCGATAAGATCATCCTGACGCTGACCACGGGCGCCGACGGAACGGCCAGCGGCAAGCTGCCCATCAACTCCCGTACCGGCACGGACTTCTGGGTCAAGCAGGTGAAGGCACCTGCCGGCTACAACATCTACAAGCCCTCGAAGGCGTTCAAGGCCAAGCCGGGCGATCCCGTGACCGTGACCGTCACCAACGCCAAAACCGCCGCTACCTCGCCGTCCACGGAGAAGCCGACAGACACGCCCACCGAGAAGCCGAGCGACAAGCCGAGCGACAAGCCCTCCCCGGACAAGCCCTCCCCGGACGAGCCCGGCAAGGATGAGGACACCCCGGCGCCGTCTGCCTCGGGTACTCCGACCTCCAACAAGACGGCGTCGAGCACCGCGGCGCCTGTTCCCGCCGGCTCGCTTGCGCACACCGGCGCCGACGCCACCCCGTGGCTGATCGGCGGCGCCGGAGTCCTGATCGTCGCTGGCGGAGGCGCCCTCTTCGCGGCCCGTCGCCGACGAACGGACAACTCCGACGACGGGTCCTCCGCGAGCTGA